Part of the Hevea brasiliensis isolate MT/VB/25A 57/8 chromosome 16, ASM3005281v1, whole genome shotgun sequence genome is shown below.
atttttctaagtatttccttggcattctaatgccataagaatctcaatgacccttctctggagtttcaaaaattatttaataatttttccccgggtctagagttgctaacggccttcaccgtcacttccctttcgggttactcatccctaatgtttcggctcgtttaaccttagtatatttcgttcctataaattttccttgattgttatgagcattatttagtttctttataactcctcactctagtctatttataatttcaaatattctggctgcccggaccgacattgatcactggaacagtagactgtactgaCTAGTTAAAGTGAGAATGTTACACTTatggtaaaattaaaaaaaaaaaagtgaaattttTGTTTTGATGAATGATATTGCTCTATCAATGACCGTAaccatgatagctttattcttgatcctttcaaaattttgtgttttaggaGATTGATAGGTTATAGAAAGAAATTATCATTGAGAGAGGGATGAGAGGGTGCAAGGGATAGAAATAGCGAGGGAGAAGGAAAAGGGAGGGAgagaaggagagatgagagagggaAGTCATAAGAAGAATTAAGAGTAAAAGGAAGAATTGAGAGTAAAGTAGAGATCATAAAATATGTTGTCTCATTAAACCATATTTTAGTCCCTTGTCTAATtgccaaattaattaaaattggatGAAGTGACCTAATTGTTAAAGGAATTAAACATTAGGGATTAAATGATCTATTTCTAAAAATCAAGGAACCCAACTGTTAATTATAATTTAACCCAACAATTACATAATAAGtttgccttaaaaaaaaaaaaaaagtaaatattgGCCTAAAacgtttttttttatatatacattTGATGCATACTTTACTTTGGTTTTAATAGTAAATTAAAGCTAAATaaagtttatttttattatattgtatCTTATATTCTTGTTTTATATATAACATATACTTGAtcatttgatttaatttaggcTTAATTttctgaaattattttattattgtcacctaattttaaattgtattataaaagtaattaaaactttaatttaataCTACCAAGTCCTTCGAGCTGGATTTGGTTAAATACTCCATTTAGTAAATGATTTGAACATGCATAGATGGAATTAAactgaattttaattaaaatttatttaaaataaattctattatttgatgtggtattatatgatttaaagtgtAGAATTTAACTGAATTCAAtataatttatgtttaatatatttttatagttgaattttatatatttttttttattttttacttttggCCCAATTCCCTATTCTCCCAGATGCTCAGCAGCCGGCACCAAGTAGACAAAAAAACGGTGAGAAGGCCCTAAGCAGTAGCAACCCTTACTCGAAGTCGATTGCCCACTGCTCAGCCTCTCGGCCCCTCCCTGTCTGCGTCCCTTCATGCGTGTTTCTGAATCCTCTTCTTCCCCAGCTTTGTCTCTCCTGCCTCGCGGGGCGCCTATGCCACTTGCCTTACCGCGAGCTCACTCAATCCTCATTTGCGACCTCAGATTTTGGGAATCGCAGACCCTAGCTCATTCAATCCTGTATCGCGACCTCACTGTGCCTTGTGACAACCAAATTGATTTATTGCGAATAATAGTTGTCAAGGATTATTCTGAAATTTAAGGTAAACAATTCTATTTCGCTTTTAATCTGAAATTTTGTTGTTATTCTGTTATTGAGTGTTGAAATTGTGATGTTTTGGCTTTCTAACTGCTGAAACTGTGCTGGCTGTGAGTCCTAGTTTGTTCCTTTGGCAAAGATTGATGTTATTGTACTGTGACTCTACCCAAGTGGGATTTGATTTTTCATGCATCTGCTGAATATTTGTAAACTTTGAATAGAGTGTTGGGTAGATTTAGCATCtttggtatttttttttatttttaaattctcTTGTAAAAACAATGCTGAAGTTGTGATGGTCTTGCTTTGTTATTGCTCTGTTAATTCTACGTCAATTTGTCTGATGTTCATGCGTAAATTAATGACTTATCTAATGGTAATTTTATGGTTGTTGTTGCTGACTTTTAGGGGCTCTGCTACTGTTGGATTTCTTCTACTTCAATATTGGCTGTAGTTTGGTGGATTCCCACTAGGATAAAATACTGAACGATGAAGCTAGACCATAGAAATTGATTCTTCAGGATCATCATAAAGGGATATGGTTTTCCTGTTTTTGTTAAGAAGATTAGGAAGCTCCAGCAGTTTTCTCGATGGATTTCGGAGAGGCTTCAATTACCAACAGAAGTTCAGTCTGGTGAATGTCAAGTTGAAATGGGTGAAAGATAAGGCCTTGGATGCTGTTGTGGTTGGTCAGGGGGATCTCAGAGCTACATGTATTCTTGTTTCAATCATCTTGTCAGCTCCCAAATGCTTCCTTCCTATCTACCAGCTCACCCCACACCGTGGACAGCTTGGTCTACCTCACAATCTTAAGCTGTCGACATTTATCAAGAGATATCCTACCATTTTCTGCGAGTCTCACATTCTTGATAGTGGAGGCACTCGTGTTCCTTGCTTCGGATTGACACCTGAAGCCTTGAATATTCACCAACAAGAACTCCATATACTTGAGCAGAACCAAATGGATCTCATTGGAAGGCTTTGCAAACTGCTTATGCTTACAAGGGATAGGACTCTTCCATTGCAAACTATTGACCAGCTAAAATGGGATATGGGATTGCCTTATGATTACTATGATGCATTGATTCCACATCACCTTGATTTATTTTCTTCTATTCGCCTTCCTGATGATCGTGTTGGCTTGAAACTTCGAATTTGGGATGATCGCCTTGCTGTCTCCCAGTTGCAGAAGAATGTTGCGTTCCAACAAAAAGAAGATGTGAAAAATGGCTGCTTAGCCTTTCCAATTGGATTCACGAGAGGCTTTGGGTTGAAGAGGAAGTGCATGGAGTGGTTAGAAAAGTGGCAAAGGCTCCCTTATACTTCACCTTACTCTGATGCGTCTCATTTAGATCCACGGACAGATGTGTCTGAGAAGAGGATCGTTGGAGTCTTTCATGAGCTTCTCCACCTCACCATAGAGAAGAGAACTGAACGCAAGAACGTCAGCAATCTCCGTAAACCATTGTCCCTGCCTCAGAAGTTCACTAAAGTGTTTGAGCGCCATCCTGGAATTTTCTACATCTCTAAGAAGTGTGACACTCAAACCATTGTTCTCAGAGAAGCATATGATGGCCAACAACTCTGGCAGAAGCATCCTCTAGTTGATATCAGAGAAAAATATGCAGGCTTGATGAGAAGTGGGTTTTTGGATAGAAGTAGGGGCTTGTACAAGAACAACACATCAGCTAGTTTAGAGGGCTCATCAACCATTGTTCATTTTGAAGAAGAGTTGGATTGTAATTTGTATTCTGAacatcatataaatgatagaatCAGTGATCCTTTCTGAATTATGGTGGTGCAGTTATTGTTAATAGGAAATTGATAAAACTTTACACACTGCAGCAAACAGCAAACCATTCATTCCACAGGTGCATCATTAGATGAAACACGCGTTGgtcgtttctttttttttttttttaatataattaccaGGTTTACTTgtcataaattaaataaatcaaatttggGCTTGATATTTTATAATtgtagaaattaaaatttaatatttctttcaaaGAAAAGGTTAAAAGTGAGTGATTTCTATTAAATTTAATGATCCATTTAATTATTTAAtgccccatatatatatatatatatatatatatatatatatatatatatatatatatatatatatatatatatatcattttaattaattttttttatcacataaaAATGAGGGAAAAAAATATTTCCACAGATAAATGAATACGGGGTTTCGTAAGATAAGAAAAAGGGGGATGATGAGCAACTTAAGgtgattaataatattaaataaactaatattaaaataaGATGGATTCTCTTGATGCTAACCTGGTGAAGGTGATGGTGAAGGCGGTGCCTCCATCACCTGTTAGTAGCGCACCTCAGAGTATAACTAGTAATTTATATcgtataaatattaatttctttttaatggaatatatttttttaatttaaattatttaaatttaattaaaaatatcattTAATAGCTTGTCAAATATTACATTCTTaaggtgttaagaatatgagtgatagaacAATCTAGTAAAAgtgttgtaaatttttagtttgcaGTTAAGGATACCTCATTGGGTATGATTTATCTGTAGAGACCGTCACCTATGCATatttccatggattagtatgagatattaataagatgtaatagtgagtctcatgctatataataaATATGGTggacacttataagataagtatgCTGAATCAGTGACATTAAGATGATGTgtgcatggagtttactcttgtcaatacgtgATCTTCTAAGTCataaatagtgcatataatctcttaACTAGAGATAATACAATTGCATTGTATAGAGATTGTTTGAATTTGATACCGTTTACATACTTGTACTTGGTATGAGTATACGGACGTGCATTGGCTCCAACTAGTTATATAAGGAGATAAGTGTTTAGCCAAAATGAAAtccgttatcctaagtaaatggagataaaatcttatgtctatttttaattgttcttgatgaataAAGTTCTTGGTCCGAACAGATAGACTTATTCAGAAAGGTGTTTATGATTGTAAAATCTTATTAATCAAAATTGGAATTAAgatgaggacatatgattctaagcaattagggtttgacataaactatgatcatagctagaattgagattttgtaacggagagattttagtgcatggtatgcaTGATCAAATTCCATGAGTTAAGTCTAAATTAATTCATTACCAGTTGGGTAGTCATGgtacactatgctaggtgtcaatcatGATTTATGCGAACAAAGAGTAGTAAGGGAATTTCACTCTAACTATAAAatagtttcaataatattaaatagttaatattattctcattaccaattagtaatgaacttAGAAAGTCACACACAATAAGAATGACATGatcaaagcataattaatttgattaattaattaaataatttaattaattaattaaattaatatttttttttgtttgcaattagattgcaaagtctctagtatgacttgaaactaaatttatcaatgaaagtatttaagttaatattttaagtgtttaaatataaacttgattaacTAATTTATAAGGTAAAAGATTTTAATTTGGTTAAAATGGCTTGAGAAGCCATAAGAGAGAAAAATTAAGGGTTAATTAGTATTTTctataatactaattaattaatgtttTAATTCTGTTATTTATACTAACTTGACAAGTGGCCAAATCAAAATTAGAAAACACATCTCATTGGTGAATTAGATGTGGACACTTGTAAAGCAGGTAATCATTAGTGGTCAACCACTAATTGACCTTAAGGGAAATTAAATATCTCTAATGGTTAGGGATTAGATGATAACTTTTGAAGATTAAGTGTTAATCTCTTCTTCTACTACTTTTCTCTCTCAAACCAAGCTCTCCCATCATTTTCTTTGTGTTTCAAGAGGAATTTGAAGTTAttactcttgaattaaaattagagAAATTGTTTCTCTATACTTCCATAAGCATAAAACCAAGAAAAACCTTAAACTTCATCTTTGTGCAAACTTGGTCAAGACAAGAAGAGGAAGCACAAAGGAGTTTTGGGTGAAAATTGGTGCTTTGGTCATCTTGTTCATGTGGACGAACTAAAGGATCGACTCTTGGCAATCTAAGCTTCCCCGAATAGGTGTTGAATATGATTCTGTGCTTATATGGGTAAAATCCTTaattttatcttaataattttaagGTTTAAGTTTTCTAATGGCAAATAGGCTTTTTCATACTTGAGTTACAAGTGTTGTAACCTAAAATATGTGTTTTTGTAATAGCACAAAGAAtttgtattgtaacaccctcactgtagcaattctgtacattctactattctggtgatcagtgtcggtccggatagttagaacgtctggaaaaatattaaaactaaagtgaggaaccataattaactcaaatattaataagaaaaatttaaaaaaaattttagaactaaaatacaaccaagttaaatgagccggtgccctagcaatgggtaacccagtgaaaaattgcgattctcgcaactaggagccctaaatccggaggaaaattcataaaataatttttggcactccagagaagagtcattgaggtttctatggcattagaatgccaagaaaatgcttagaaaaatttttcaatcagtacagataattttagtctgttaagccaaacggggggcattttggtcatttcgtcttcagagatgatttttggccgacttatccagttaagtaaataattattatgacataaaatgtgaataaatattgctaaaaattaaattgaaaatgagtagagatgaaaagaaaagaaaatgaaagaaaatgccaattatgacatcattatgatgtcatttaaaaaatttccaccaatcacatttaataaccacttaattaactaataaaataggataaatgagacaaaaaaattaaaaatacaatctgCTTCTTCCTTATCTCAAACCAGCGGCCTCCCTACCTTAAcccaaccaccattaaagcttcaccaaagCTTTACACCCCTTACCAAATCATTACCAAACCTTAactttccttcatgaaaaattgtccctaccactagagcaagccttggacagcaatttgaagaaggaaaaaggaagttttaCAAACTTGGGAGTAGCTCCAATAAGGTTAGTGTCTAATCTCTTacctcttttacttaattcatgcttaatgccatgagataagtggaaaaatgtaagaaaaataaaataaaacttatgtgtgttcatccctataattttggcagcttagggttggttagggttgatgaatttacttgaagcaaagtggtttatgagctgcccttggtatgagatgagtgattgaacatgtaagtgCAAGTGTAATGtaagtgtaatgcatgaatggaacttgaaaatttggacacttgaacaacattagggtttgctcatgtaatggtatattaacattgtaatggtcaattagtgaccatttgaatgcgtGTGAgtattgaagtgagtaaggataatggagttgagcttagtcatgctgcccttggtga
Proteins encoded:
- the LOC110657739 gene encoding protein WHAT'S THIS FACTOR 9, mitochondrial, producing the protein MVFLFLLRRLGSSSSFLDGFRRGFNYQQKFSLVNVKLKWVKDKALDAVVVGQGDLRATCILVSIILSAPKCFLPIYQLTPHRGQLGLPHNLKLSTFIKRYPTIFCESHILDSGGTRVPCFGLTPEALNIHQQELHILEQNQMDLIGRLCKLLMLTRDRTLPLQTIDQLKWDMGLPYDYYDALIPHHLDLFSSIRLPDDRVGLKLRIWDDRLAVSQLQKNVAFQQKEDVKNGCLAFPIGFTRGFGLKRKCMEWLEKWQRLPYTSPYSDASHLDPRTDVSEKRIVGVFHELLHLTIEKRTERKNVSNLRKPLSLPQKFTKVFERHPGIFYISKKCDTQTIVLREAYDGQQLWQKHPLVDIREKYAGLMRSGFLDRSRGLYKNNTSASLEGSSTIVHFEEELDCNLYSEHHINDRISDPF